In Streptomyces venezuelae, the sequence ACGCCTCACCGCTCAACGACGGCGCGGCCGCACTGCTGCTGACCGACGAGGAGGGCCTGGCGGCCACCGGCCGGGAGCCGCTCGCCCGGATCAGTGCTTCCGCCGTCACCGGCATCGAACCCCAGCTGTTCGGCCTGGGACCGGTGGACGCCGTCCAGCGGGCGCTCGCCAAGTCCGGCCGCGGGCTCGCCGACCTGACCGCCTTCGAACTGAACGAGGCTTTCGCCGCCCAGGCGTTGGGCTGCCTGGCGGCCTGGCCGGAGCTCGACCCGGCCGTGGTCAACCCGCGGGGCGGCGCCATCGCCATCGGCCATCCGCTCGGCGCCTCGGGCGCCCGCCTGGCCGGTTCGGTCGCGCACCAGCTGGCGGCCGCGGGTTCCGGCACCGGCATGGCGGCCCTGTGCATCGGGGTCGGGCAGGGCATCGCCCTCGTCCTGGAGCGCTGACCCGGACCGGTGCGGCGCGCGGGCGTCGATCGTTTCCGGTCACCGCGAGGCGTCAACTGCCCAATAACTGAACAGATGTGGAGCCTCCGGTCTGGCACGATGGCGCGTGCTGCCGCCCCCCGCCCCGCCCATCCCCACCGGAGGCCCCGCGCCATGCCGCTCCTCGATCCGACGCTCTGGCAGGACGGACCCACCCTCACCGGCGGTCCCGCCCCCGTCGTCGAACCCGCCACCGGCCGCACCCTCGCCACCATCGACCTCGCCGCGCCCGCCGACGTGGCGGAGGCCGCCGTACGGGCCGCCGCGGCGCAGCGGGACTGGGCGCGCGCCACCCACCCGGAGCGGGCGGCGGTGCTGCGCCGTGCCGGAGACCTGTTCACCGCCCACGCCGACGAGCTGCGGGGGTGGCTGGTCCGCGAGTCCGGTTCGATACCGGGCAAGGCCGACTTCGAGCTGCACGTCGCCGCGCAGGAGTGCTACGAGGCCTCCGCGCTGGCCTCGCGTCCCACGGGGCAGGTGCTGCCGAGCGAGGCGCCCCGGCTGTCCTTCACCCGCCGGGTACCGGCCGGGGTGGCCGGGGTCGTGGCCCCCTTCAACGCCCCGCTGATCCTGGCGATCCGCTCGGTCGCCCCGGCGCTGGCACTCGGCAACGCGGTGCTGCTCAAGCCGGACCGGCGCACCGCCGTCTGCGGCGGCCTCGCGCTCGCCGCGGTCTTCGCCGCCGCCGGGCTGCCGGGCGGGCTGCTGCAGGTCCTGCCCGGCGGAGCCGGTACCGGCGCCGCGGTGGTCGCCGACCCACGGGTGCGGGTGGTGTCCTTCACCGGATCCACCGCCGCGGGCCGGTCCGTCGGGGAGCTGGCCGGCCGTCACCTCAAGCGCGTGCACCTGGAGCTGGGCGGGAACTCCGCCCTCGTCGTGCTCCGCGACGCCGACGTCGAGGCCGCGGTGGCCCAGGCCTCGTGGGGGTCCTTCTTCCACCAGGGCCAGATCTGCATGACCGCCGGGCGGCACCTCGTGCACGCCTCGCTCTACGACGAGTACGTCGAGCGGCTCGCCGCACGCGCCGAGGAACTGGCCGTGGGGGACCCGTACCGCGAGCGGGTCCACCTGGGCCCGCTGATCGACCGCGCCCAGCTGGACCGGGTCCACGCCCTGGTGGAGGCCAGCACCGGGCAGGGGGCCAAGCTCGTGGCCGGAGGCACGTACCGGGACCTCTTCTACCGGCCGACGGTCCTGGCGGGGGTCGCCGACGACACCCCCGCCTACACCGAGGAGGTCTTCGGCCCGGTGGCGCCCGTACGGTCCTTCGGGACGGAGGAGGAGGCGGTGGCGCTGGCTTCGGCGGGCCCGTACGGCCTCTCCCTCGGCATCGTGACACGGGACGCGGCGCGTGGGCTCGACCTGGCGGAGCGGATCCCGACGGGCATCGCGCACATCAACGACCAGACGGTCAACGACGAGGCCGTCGCCCCCTTCGGCGGAGTCGGTGCGTCCGGCACCGGGGCCCGCTTCGGCGGCGAGGCGAACCTGGACGCGTTCACGGAACTGCGCTGGACCACGGCCCGCAGCACGCCCGCCGGCCACCCGTTCTAGACCCGCTCACCCCTGGGGGGTGTCCGCAAAGGAGCGCCGGCCGCCCGAAGGGCGTCGCGGGGCAGGCGGTCGTTTGCGGACACGACCCAGGGGCGGAATGCGCGGGGCAGGTCGTTCGTTCAAGGGAGCAGACGGCTCAATCAGGAGGTCTGGACACCGTGGCTACAGTCGAGCTCACCAAAGAGAACTTCGACCAGACGGTCAGCGAGAACCCGTTCGTGCTGATCGACTTCTGGGCGGGCTGGTGCCGGCCGTGCCTGCAGTTCGCCCCCGTCTACGAGCGCGCCTCCGAGGCCCATCCCGACCTCGTGTTCGCCAAGGTGGACACGGAGGCGCAGCAGGAGCTGGCCGGAGCCTTCCAGATCACCTCGATCCCGACGCTGATGATCGTCCGGGACCAGGTGGCCATCTTCGCGCAGCCCGGAGCGCTGCCGGAGGCGGCCCTGACGGACCTCATCCGCCAGGCCCGAGAGCTCGACATGGACGAGGTCCGCTCGAAGATCGCTGCTGAGCAGCAGGGCGCGGGCGACGGGGACGCAGGAGTGGCCCAGGCCTGACGCACGACGGTCCGCCGGGCTCGGACGAGCCCGGCGGACCGACGCCCCCCCCAGCGCCTCAGCCCGGTGTGCACACCGGCTGTGCCGGGATCCGGACCGGGAGGCTCCTGCGCTCCTCGGCGGTGAACGTCCGGTTGCCGATGGCCTTGCACAGGTCGCGCTGCCACGCCCGGGGGTCGAGCGGCAGGACACCGCCGGGGCCTGCGGGGTCGGCGTAGATCACCGTCCCCGCGTCCCTGGAGATGTCGATGAAGGAGTACGGACGCGTGGAGGCGGAGGAGAGGGGGCCGGAGTCCCCACTCGGCGGCTGACCGAATTCGTACGACTCCAGAAGGGCGCGTTCCTCGATTCCGTAGGTGCGCACGGCGTTGTTGGCGCCGATCAGGAAATGGCCGTCGCCGTCGAGGAACTGGGTGACGGTCGGCGTGGTGGAGTCCTCGGCGGTGCTGCGCAGGGGGCCGATCTCCTTGCGCAGCGGGTCGCGCCGCCACAGCTCGACGATGGAGCCCCGGCGCATCAGCCCGAAGTAGCGGCCACTCGGGTCGAACTGCACGGCCAGGACGTCCTCGGTGGTGCGGACGGTCTCGGTGACGGTGCCCGTGGTGATGTCGACGATGCGGACCGAGGGGTCGCCCCAGACGGTCACGGTCACCCTGTCCGGGGCCGGGTAGGGGCCGATGCTGGTCCGCGGCGCGGCCCCCGTGGTGGGCAGCAGGGCCTTGGCGTCGTAGTGGGCGAGTTCCCGTCCCGTACGCGCGTCCCACTGCTGGACCAGGGTCCCGGAGACGGTCAGGACGTTGCCGGCGGCGTCGAAGAAGTGCTGGAAGTCCGGTTCCGCGCCGCCGCCGCCCAGGATCGGTGCG encodes:
- a CDS encoding aldehyde dehydrogenase family protein, whose product is MPLLDPTLWQDGPTLTGGPAPVVEPATGRTLATIDLAAPADVAEAAVRAAAAQRDWARATHPERAAVLRRAGDLFTAHADELRGWLVRESGSIPGKADFELHVAAQECYEASALASRPTGQVLPSEAPRLSFTRRVPAGVAGVVAPFNAPLILAIRSVAPALALGNAVLLKPDRRTAVCGGLALAAVFAAAGLPGGLLQVLPGGAGTGAAVVADPRVRVVSFTGSTAAGRSVGELAGRHLKRVHLELGGNSALVVLRDADVEAAVAQASWGSFFHQGQICMTAGRHLVHASLYDEYVERLAARAEELAVGDPYRERVHLGPLIDRAQLDRVHALVEASTGQGAKLVAGGTYRDLFYRPTVLAGVADDTPAYTEEVFGPVAPVRSFGTEEEAVALASAGPYGLSLGIVTRDAARGLDLAERIPTGIAHINDQTVNDEAVAPFGGVGASGTGARFGGEANLDAFTELRWTTARSTPAGHPF
- a CDS encoding thioredoxin family protein gives rise to the protein MATVELTKENFDQTVSENPFVLIDFWAGWCRPCLQFAPVYERASEAHPDLVFAKVDTEAQQELAGAFQITSIPTLMIVRDQVAIFAQPGALPEAALTDLIRQARELDMDEVRSKIAAEQQGAGDGDAGVAQA